Proteins encoded within one genomic window of Neodiprion fabricii isolate iyNeoFabr1 chromosome 6, iyNeoFabr1.1, whole genome shotgun sequence:
- the LOC124185011 gene encoding dynein regulatory complex protein 10-like, whose amino-acid sequence MKHFFEHTLKRISTSPEEYRAKELRYRKLWRENEKAKTDLKILAAVLEEQRKQHDMEMELINSQCEKDLATVTRINRKCKEDVNYTIIRTERKMMIAYKASEMKQKEIREDVSNAEFHLKKIRTLNLALEKEARDKRFKIESQLLGIINKYDTEIGEKQKQMELLIVQFETDKKKKEDLEAEIERQADLYDTFMKEKQDTEDAIINEKLAKLMMTRAVKTIQRWWHSMREKRKAKIAKKKTKNKKLKKKK is encoded by the exons atgaaacatttttttgaacacACATTAAAACGCATTTCCACATCTCCAGAAGAATACAGGGCAAAAGAGCTGCGCTACAGAAAGCTTTggagagagaatgaaaaagcAAAGACGGATCTAAAAA TATTGGCAGCAGTATTGGAGGAGCAAAGAAAACAACATGACATGGAAATGGAATTGATAAATTCGCAATGTGAAAAAGATTTGGCAACTGTAACACGAATAAACAGAAAATGCAAAGAAGATGTGAATTATACCAT AATTAGAACAGAGCGGAAAATGATGATTGCTTACAAGGCATCTGAGATGAAACAGAAAGAGATCCGAGAAGATGTAAGCAATGCCGAATTTCACCTAAAAAAGATTCGAACGTTGAACCTTGCCTTGGAAAAGGAAGCTCGTGATAAAAG GTTCAAGATTGAATCACAGCTTTTGGGTATAATCAACAAGTATGACACAGAAAttggtgaaaaacaaaaacagatGGAGTTACTCATTGTACAATTTGAGacagataaaaagaaaaaggaagattTAGAG GCTGAAATAGAGAGACAAGCAGATTTGTATGACACTTTTATGAAAGAGAAACAAGATACAGAAGATGCAataatcaatgaaaaattagcaAAGTTAATGATGACTCGCGCAGTAAAAACTATTCAGCGATGGTGGCATTCAATGCGAGAAAAGCGTAAGGCTAAGATAGctaaaaagaaaacgaaaaacaagaaacttAAG a